A genomic window from Silene latifolia isolate original U9 population chromosome Y, ASM4854445v1, whole genome shotgun sequence includes:
- the LOC141632843 gene encoding protein FAR1-RELATED SEQUENCE 6-like, with protein sequence MEQQRYLQKCHDKDSEHNLPVTSAVATKIELHAASVYTHKVFYDVQVELKNTSSCGLTNGDVRVYDINDELRYSTFQVSYNVATHEVTCSYKLFESKGLLCKHVFWVFLANLLKSIPSKYIVPRWCKASYRNPFSILPGNIIEDCDPADVIKMEISNVWSEFYSTIGVAKSLPVDRIKELAAILSLLEKKSVLRPHQRLTSIVTVINTILRLLFFTGNFRR encoded by the exons ATGGAACAACAGCGTTATTTGCAAAAATGTCATGATAAGGACAGTGAGCACAATTTACCAGTCACTTCTGCGGTGGCTACTAAAATTGAGTTACATGCTGCATCTGTCTACACCCATAAAGTGTTTTATGATGTTCAAGTTGAATTGAAGAACACTTCTTCTTGCGGCCTTACTAATGGGGACGTTCGTGTATATGACATTAATGATGAGTTGCGATATTCTACATTCCAGGTTTCATATAATGTCGCAACACACGAGGTTACTTGCAGTTACAAGCTTTTTGAAAGTAAAGGTTTACTTTGCAAGCATGTATTTTGGGTTTTCTTAGCTAATCTCCTTAAAAGCATTCCTTCCAAATACATCGTTCCTCGTTGGTGTAAGGCTTCATATAGAAACCCTTTCTCAATTCTTCCTGGCAATATCATAGAGGACTGTGACCCTGCTGATGTTATCAAGATGGAGATTTCTAATGTTTGGTCAGAGTTCTATTCGACAATCGGTGTTGCAAAAAGCTTGCCTGTAGATCGCATCAAAGAATTAGCTGCTATTTTGAGTCTTTTAGAGAAGAAGTCAGTCCTTCGTCCTCATCAGAG ATTAACTTCCATTGTTACTGTGATTAACACCATTTTACGGTTGCTTTTCTTCACAGGAAACTTCAGAAGATGA